In one window of Cydia fagiglandana chromosome 1, ilCydFagi1.1, whole genome shotgun sequence DNA:
- the LOC134665932 gene encoding STE20-related kinase adapter protein alpha, which yields MFNPDFNDYQLTSIITESSGGVAVVYSALYKPNKQHVAVKRYFVDNSKENANLIQQDILTRKELQHQNILPYLTSFVHGQELYVVSPLMTFGSCRDVLDRYFHEGLPELACAIILRDVLLALQYLHKQLYIHRSVRASHVLLSDNGSVRLSGLRSAAPLVLRGRRQRRLHTLPPPDPDNANLMWLSPELLEQNLKGYDERSDIYSLGVLCCELGNGAVPFAEVPTTLMFTEKVRGSRPQLLDCSTFPQPAAHEVKNMYNTEPGVGDSAECGVARLRALYSARKLSDAFHHLSEQALQRDPEKRPSAAQLLSHQFFRQIRKTDFLPSLIGRVMPIKPDQDDMSALLLQEKMSEMEIEKTTEWDF from the exons ATGTTTAACCCCGATTTTAATGACTACCAATTGACTTCTATAATCACTGAGAGTTCTGGGGGCGTAGCGGTGGTGTACTCTGCACTTTACAAGCCTAATAAGCAGCATGTTGCCGTTAAAAGATACTTCGTTGATAATAGCAAGGAAAATGCTAATCTGATTCAG CAAGACATCTTAACCCGCAAAGAACTGCAACATCAGAACATTCTTCCATACTTGACTTCTTTTGTCCATGGCCAAGAACTGTATGTAGTGTCTCCTCTGATGACATTTGGGTCCTGCCGAGATGTCCTGGACCGGTACTTCCATGAGGGCTTGCCTGAACTGGCCTGTGCTATAATACTGAGAGATGTGCTCCTAGCATTACAATACTTGCATAAACAGTTGTACATACATAG AAGCGTCCGAGCGTCGCACGTGCTATTGAGCGACAACGGCAGCGTGCGTCTGTCGGGGCTGCGCAGTGCGGCGCCGCTCGTCCTGCGGGGGCGCCGGCAGCGCCGCCTGCACACCCTCCCCCCGCCCGATCCCGACAACGCCAACCTCATGTGGCTCAGCCCGGAGCTGCTGGAACAG AATTTAAAAGGATACGACGAGCGCTCGGACATCTACTCGCTCGGTGTCCTATGTTGCGAGCTCGGCAACGGCGCCGTGCCCTTCGCGGAGGTCCCCACCACCCTCATGTTCACCGAGAAGGTGCGCGGTTCGCGCCCGCAGCTGCTCGACTGTTCCACCTTCCCGCAACCCGCGGCTCACGAAGTGAAAA ATATGTACAATACAGAGCCCGGCGTGGGCGACAGCGCGGAGTGCGGCGTGGCGCGGCTGCGCGCGCTGTACTCGGCGCGGAAACTGTCCGACGCCTTCCACCATCTCAGCGAGCAGGCGCTGCAGAG GGACCCAGAAAAAAGGCCGTCGGCGGCGCAGCTCCTAAGCCACCAGTTCTTCAGGCAGATCCGCAAGACTGACTTCCTGCCTAGCCTCATCGGCCGCGTCATGCCAATCAAGCCTGACCAAG aTGACATGTCCGCTTTGCTTTTACAAGAGAAAATGTCCGAAATGGAGATAGAGAAGACGACGGAATGGGACTTCTAA
- the LOC134666135 gene encoding triokinase/FMN cyclase-like: MSSRMSRKPVTKKIINSPESCVDDNLRGVVATYPTLHLHPKHRVITVRTKVDSKRVAVLGGGGSGHEPFAGGLVGGGMLDGAVAGGVFASPPTGHVLYAIAQLYKYNSGGVIVIIGNYTGDRLNFGKAIEKAKIAGIKVEGLIVGEDVASSHNKTGGRSMCGEVFFYKLCGAMAEKGYDLATIRKIAIEANESMATLGVCLSACSLPGQPPLFEIADDEMELGAGVHGEAGIEKMKLGTAKETVSMILDQVVAHLKLKSGDRVAVMIDNLGGTSFMEINIISVEAKEYLGGKKIIVERIYSGHLKTSLEMQGFQICLLHLNQTRGDLWLELLDAPTAAVGWVGGAASRRCDEPHGDDDTLLQSDARKAATGPSLSPKEQELLTGVGLKKAAEELVKQEELLNRLDSGCGDGDCGITIKKFGLAILSYLKTASVEFPCNVLWDLSEIAETDMGGTSGGLYSLGLSAASQAFASASAVDAASWLAAWEGAMHAISTYGGAEPGDRTMLDTLHAAATAFKQSLSKGLKTALVRADEAAEQGARATAGMVARAGRASYVAAGYTSDEDAGARAAAVWLHSILTSVANTC; encoded by the exons ATGAG TTCCAGGATGTCTCGCAAGCCTGTGACGAAGAAAATAATCAACTCTCCGGAGAGCTGCGTGGACGACAACTTGCGCGGGGTGGTGGCTACCTACCCCACGCTGCATCTGCATCCCAAGCACCGCGTCATCACCGTCCGGACCAAG GTAGATTCGAAGCGAGTCGCAGTTCTCGGAGGTGGCGGTTCGGGCCATGAGCCGTTTGCAGGAG GTCTGGTGGGAGGCGGCATGCTGGACGGCGCCGTGGCGGGCGGCGTGTTCGCTTCGCCACCCACGGGGCACGTGCTCTACGCGATCGCTCAGCTCTACAAGTACAATTCGG GTGGCGTGATAGTTATAATTGGCAATTACACTGGAGACAGGCTGAACTTTGGGAAAGCTATAGAAAAAGCAAAGATCGCTGGCATAAAG GTGGAGGGTCTTATCGTTGGCGAGGATGTTGCTTCGAGTCACAACAAAACCGGAGGAAGGAGCATGTGTGGAGAAGTCTTCTTTTACAAG TTGTGCGGAGCTATGGCGGAGAAGGGTTATGATTTGGCGACCATAAGGAAAATAGCTATTGAAGCCAACGAATCCATGGCCACACTGGGAGTCTGCCTGAGTGCCTGTTCATTGCCAG GTCAACCGCCGCTGTTCGAGATAGCTGATGATGAGATGGAACTAGGCGCGGGAGTGCACGGTGAAGCGGGAATCGAGAAGATGAAGCTGGGAACAGCCAAAGAAACCGTCTCCATGATACTTGACCAG GTTGTTGCACATCTTAAACTGAAGTCTGGAGACAGAGTGGCCGTCATGATCGATAACTTGGGAGGCACCTCGTTCATGGAGATTAATATCATCAGTGTAGAAGCAAAGGAGTACTTAG GTGGTAAGAAAATCATAGTGGAACGGATATACTCTGGACACTTAAAGACGTCGCTAGAGATGCAAGGCTTCCAGATTTGCCTGCTGCACCTGAACCAGACGCGAGGAGATCTTTGGTTGGAGTTGCTGGACGCGCCGACCGCCGCTGTGGGCTGGGTAGGCGGTGCCGCGTCCAGACGTTGCGATGAGCCACATGGGGATGATGATACGCTGTTACAGAGTGATGCTAGGAAG GCTGCAACTGGTCCCTCCTTATCGCCTAAAGAACAAGAACT gttgacgggtgttgg tCTTAAGAAGGCAGCCGAAGAACTGGTCAAGCAAGAAGAACTTCTGAACAGGCTGGACTCGGGGTGCGGAGACGGAGACTGCGGTATAACGATCAAGAAATTCGGATTGG CAATTCTATCATACCTGAAAACTGCATCCGTGGAGTTCCCATGCAACGTGCTGTGGGACCTCTCAGAGATCGCTGAAACCGATATGGGTGGCACCTCGGGCGGCCTCTACAGCCTGGGCTTATCAGCAGCATCTCAAGCTTTCGCCAG TGCGAGTGCAGTCGACGCGGCGTCTTGGCTCGCCGCGTGGGAGGGCGCCATGCACGCCATCTCTACGTACGGGGGCGCCGAGCCGGGAGACAGAACTATG TTGGACACTCTCCACGCGGCGGCCACGGCGTTCAAGCAGAGCTTATCGAAAGGCCTGAAGACAGCGCTTGTGCGGGCTGACGAGGCGGCCGAGCAAGGCGCCCGCGCCACCGCCGGTATGGTTGCCAG AGCGGGACGCGCGTCGTACGTGGCGGCGGGCTACACGAGCGACGAGGACgcgggcgcgcgcgccgccgccgtgtGGCTGCACTCCATTCTCACCTCTGTTGCCAATACATGCTGA
- the LOC134666083 gene encoding general odorant-binding protein 69a-like: MAGRVALCSVMMVLYVIGVVIGEKTCTEGMDEETIELAKMLRDNCGEESEVDMELINKVNSGADLMPDPKLKCYMKCVMETAGMLDNGDVDIEATLELLPEPIRKKHEHIVRSCGSKRGADDCETAFNTQSCWQKMNKAEYCLI; this comes from the coding sequence ATGGCAGGGCGCGTAGCCCTCTGTTCCGTCATGATGGTGTTATACGTGATCGGAGTGGTGATCGGAGAGAAGACGTGTACTGAAGGTATGGATGAAGAAACTATAGAACTAGCCAAGATGTTAAGAGACAACTGCGGGGAAGAAAGCGAAGTAGACATggagttaataaataaagtaaattctGGAGCCGACTTGATGCCGGATCCAAAGTTGAAATGCTACATGAAATGCGTGATGGAGACCGCCGGTATGCTAGACAATGGAGACGTGGATATAGAGGCGACACTCGAGCTACTGCCGGAGCCAATCAGGAAGAAGCACGAGCATATCGTGCGGTCCTGCGGCTCCAAGAGGGGCGCGGACGACTGCGAGACAGCCTTCAACACACAGTCATGCTGGCAGAAAATGAACAAGGCGGAGTACTGCTTAATCTAG
- the LOC134665853 gene encoding uncharacterized protein LOC134665853 → MAKPIRSSVRSMLFKIICNYNQVRHDENERLLEKKRILDEIIQATAGVDDENVRETIQKLASELKNVIDNNASESSYLEKVSTMTGASIRTLRTIKKEGSINQGQWNTPGKKRPRPPTVSNLDNFDVSAIRNKINEFYCVKKQVPTLRALHADLKESIGFSGCCETLRKILHENGFEFKKNKEERSILMEKFEISGWRQRFLRAIHKKREEGKNIVYLDETYVHQNYRPKKSWQGPSTSGLVEKISSGKRHIIVHAGSEQGFVPNALLVFSTKSKAADYHDDMNSSNFLKWLREMLIPNLTEPSVIVMDNASYHVTQINKPPTMHSLKADIQKWLRENNIPYEECFKKEELMCLVEENKIGPIYAAEELLKQHGHEVLKLPPYHCDLNAIELIWSLTKRKIASRNVGLPGSDTENLIRECFAMITPEDWKKSTDHVINVERKYKSKDNITDTELAPFIIEVRESDNDSDSSLSGIEFLESDFDYDS, encoded by the exons ATGGCTAAACCGATTAGAAGCAGTGTGAGGAGCATGTTATTTAAGATAATCTGTAACTATAATCAAGTTCGACACGACGAAAATGAGAGATTACTAGAAAAGAAGCGAATATTGGACGAAATCATTCAGGCGACCG cgGGCGTAGATGACGAAAATGTTAGAGAAACTATTCAAAAGCTAGCAAGCGAACTGAAGAATGTTATTGATAATAACGCATCAGAATCAAGTTATTTAGAGAAAGTGTCTACTATGACag gtgcAAGCATTCGTACACTACGCACAATTAAAAAAGAGGGTTCTATTAACCAAGGCCAATGGAATACGCCAGGGAAAAAACGACCCCGGCCACCAACTGTGTCAAATTTAGACAATTTTGATGTGTCAGCCAtccgtaataaaattaatgagttTTATTGCGTCAAAAAGCAGGTACCTACTCTAAGAGCCTTACACGCGGATTTGAAAGAATCTATAGGATTCTCAGGATGTTGTGAAACACTGAGGAAAATACTACACGAGAACGGatttgagtttaaaaaaaataaagaagagCGCTCCATCCTCATGGAAAAGTTTGAAATATCTGGGTGGAGGCAAAGGTTTCTTAGAGCTATACATAAAAAACGGgaagaaggaaaaaatattgtgtatctTGATGAGACATATGTCCATCAAAATTACAGACCGAAGAAGTCATGGCAAGGGCCTTCAACTTCCGGTTTAGTTGAAAAAATTTCCTCGGGTAAGCGGCATATTATAGTGCATGCTGGATCAGAGCAAGGATTTGTGCCCAATGCTTTGCTTGTTTTTAGCACAAAATCCAAAGCAGCTGACTATCATGATGACATGAACAGTTCTAATTTTTTAAAGTGGCTACGAGAAATGTTAATCCCAAATTTGACTGAGCCCAGTGTAATTGTTATGGACAATGCCAGTTACCAtgtaacacaaataaataagcCTCCAACCATGCACAGCTTAAAGGCTGATATTCAAAAATGGCTAAGGGAAAATAATATCCCATATGAAGAGTGTTTCAAAAAGGAGGAATTGATGTGCCTCGTTGAGGAAAATAAAATTGGTCCCATATATGCAGCAGAGGAGTTATTGAAGCAGCATGGGCATGAGGTCCTTAAATTGCCTCCATACCATTGCGATCTAAACGCTATTGAGTTGATATGGAGCCTCACAAAGCGAAAAATAGCCAGCAGAAATGTGGGGCTACCGGGTTCAGATACGGAAAACTTGATCCGAGAATGTTTTGCAATGATTACCCCGGAAGattggaaaaaaagtacagacCATGTAATAAATGTGGAACGAAAATACAAGTCTAAGGACAATATTACAGACACTGAATTAGCTCCATTCATAATAGAAGTTCGGGAAAGTGACAATGACAGTGATAGTTCTCTGTCAGGAATTGAATTTCTTGAATCCGATTTCGATTATgattcttaa